One Glutamicibacter halophytocola DNA segment encodes these proteins:
- a CDS encoding Y-family DNA polymerase codes for MSADHVSLVDVNNFYVSCERAFDYSLRNRPVVVLSNNDGCVVARSQEAKDLGIATGEPFFKVQRFMDSHHLAVRSSNYELYGDMSARVMELLGRYGTWHEVYSIDESFIGLEGSLEQVRSTAAQIRKAIDKVVGVPVCVGVSSTKTLAKLANHIAKHNPGLGGVCVQQLMDQRVLDNILSRVPVTDVWGVGRKSGAKLASMGIETIADLRDADPLLIRKKFSVVLQRTVFELNGQRCIGPVEERADRGQVMFTRSFSTPVRTHEAMEEVMSIYAQKAASRLASEGRYASLLTVTAGTSRFAQGESSFPSAQVRLPRPTRDPILLSKLAIAAMGDLMQPGMDYVRGGVILSGLSDSPGEKQLDLFGLGDEQEEEEQKNVSSVVQDISARFGAKSIGLGPAGMAQSPAWTMKREHISQRYTTEWDELLEVRA; via the coding sequence ATGTCCGCTGACCATGTATCCCTGGTGGACGTGAATAATTTCTACGTCTCCTGCGAGCGGGCCTTCGACTACTCGCTGCGCAACCGGCCGGTAGTCGTGCTCTCCAATAACGACGGCTGCGTTGTCGCCCGGTCGCAGGAAGCCAAAGACCTGGGCATAGCCACTGGCGAGCCATTCTTCAAGGTCCAGCGTTTCATGGACAGCCACCACCTGGCCGTGCGCTCAAGCAACTATGAACTCTACGGCGACATGTCCGCCCGCGTCATGGAACTGCTCGGCCGCTACGGAACCTGGCATGAGGTGTATTCCATCGATGAATCGTTCATCGGCTTGGAAGGGAGCCTGGAACAGGTGCGCAGCACCGCGGCGCAGATCCGCAAGGCCATCGACAAGGTCGTTGGTGTCCCGGTCTGCGTCGGAGTGTCTTCCACCAAAACCCTGGCCAAGCTGGCCAACCATATCGCCAAGCACAATCCGGGCCTCGGCGGCGTATGCGTTCAGCAACTGATGGACCAGCGGGTTCTGGACAATATTCTTTCCCGGGTTCCCGTGACCGATGTGTGGGGCGTCGGGCGAAAATCCGGAGCCAAGCTGGCCAGCATGGGCATTGAAACCATCGCGGATTTGAGGGACGCCGACCCGTTGCTCATCCGCAAGAAATTTTCGGTCGTGCTGCAGCGCACCGTGTTCGAGCTCAATGGGCAGCGCTGCATCGGCCCGGTGGAAGAACGCGCGGATCGTGGACAGGTCATGTTCACCCGGTCCTTCTCGACCCCGGTGCGCACCCATGAGGCCATGGAAGAAGTCATGTCCATTTACGCGCAAAAGGCCGCCAGCCGATTGGCGAGCGAAGGGCGCTATGCCTCGCTGCTGACAGTTACCGCGGGGACCAGCAGATTTGCCCAGGGCGAGTCGTCGTTCCCCAGCGCGCAGGTGCGCCTGCCTCGGCCAACACGCGATCCGATCCTGCTGAGCAAGCTGGCCATCGCCGCCATGGGGGACCTGATGCAGCCGGGCATGGATTACGTGCGCGGAGGAGTGATCCTTTCCGGGCTGAGCGATTCGCCGGGAGAAAAGCAGCTGGATCTCTTCGGGCTTGGCGACGAGCAGGAGGAGGAAGAGCAGAAGAACGTTTCTTCGGTTGTGCAGGATATTTCCGCCCGTTTCGGGGCGAAGTCCATCGGCTTGGGTCCCGCGGGGATGGCCCAGAGCCCGGCCTGGACGATGAAGCGCGAACATATTTCCCAGCGCTACACCACCGAGTGGGATGAGCTTCTGGAAGTCCGGGCCTAG
- a CDS encoding glycoside hydrolase family 3 N-terminal domain-containing protein, which yields MRQQAEELADQLSIEQQAASLVMAGVPATGAGSSELNAMKKQGIGNVFLRGRSQLSLKQTAAKVGSIAKTLKSNVPGKLPVWVATDQEGGFVRVLQGAGFSQLPTASEQGQWSTGKLSSRIEQAGEELAEAGINVNLAPVADVVPAAIGTSNAPIGYFGRQYGNTAGEVSSAITTVNDALGKAGVQPVVKHFPGLGRVLKNTDTSTSVTDTVIGAQATDLEPFKQAISQGNAWVMISNARYAKLDAKNDAPFSKKIITGLLRQDLGYEGVVISDDLCEAQQVSTVPVGQRAVKFVAAGGTVPLCVKSDQAIVMAKALAQEAKGDQKFADQVREAATAILEAKLRQN from the coding sequence GTGCGCCAGCAGGCGGAAGAACTGGCAGACCAGCTGTCGATTGAGCAACAAGCAGCAAGCCTGGTCATGGCAGGAGTCCCAGCGACAGGAGCCGGCAGCAGCGAACTGAACGCCATGAAGAAGCAGGGCATCGGCAACGTATTCTTGCGCGGGCGGTCGCAGCTTTCACTCAAGCAAACCGCTGCGAAAGTCGGGAGCATAGCCAAAACCCTGAAATCCAATGTTCCGGGCAAGCTTCCGGTCTGGGTGGCCACCGATCAGGAAGGCGGATTTGTCCGGGTGCTGCAGGGCGCCGGGTTCAGCCAGCTGCCCACCGCTTCCGAACAGGGCCAATGGTCCACCGGCAAGCTGTCCTCGCGCATCGAGCAAGCCGGTGAGGAGCTGGCCGAGGCCGGGATCAATGTGAACCTCGCACCGGTGGCGGATGTCGTTCCCGCCGCGATCGGCACCAGCAACGCGCCCATCGGCTATTTCGGGCGGCAGTACGGCAACACCGCCGGCGAGGTTTCCTCGGCCATCACCACCGTGAATGACGCCCTGGGCAAAGCCGGGGTGCAGCCGGTGGTCAAGCACTTCCCCGGTCTGGGCCGGGTGTTGAAAAATACCGACACCTCCACCAGCGTCACCGACACGGTGATCGGTGCGCAGGCCACCGACCTCGAGCCTTTTAAGCAGGCGATCAGCCAAGGCAACGCGTGGGTCATGATCTCCAACGCCCGCTACGCGAAACTTGATGCGAAAAATGATGCGCCCTTCTCGAAGAAGATCATCACCGGGCTGCTGCGCCAGGACCTGGGCTATGAGGGAGTGGTGATTTCCGATGACCTTTGCGAGGCACAGCAGGTCAGCACGGTTCCCGTGGGCCAAAGGGCAGTGAAGTTCGTGGCGGCTGGCGGAACCGTGCCGCTATGCGTGAAATCCGATCAGGCGATCGTCATGGCCAAGGCGCTGGCTCAAGAAGCCAAGGGCGATCAGAAGTTCGCAGACCAGGTCCGTGAGGCGGCAACGGCGATTCTGGAAGCAAAGCTGCGCCAGAACTGA
- a CDS encoding S8 family serine peptidase, protein MVTRRTQRVPRLILGSATALAMAVTLSGPASAAGIPQPADGEQAFSLPISSSQALSKLKVSGPLAKASGKVSVFVQLEGDGAFEAVKKSGKKKDTAKVKKMGKDVKAKGKQLAAEANSTIIYTTHNALRGVALTGDADDLRKLAERSDVAKISSIVPKKPSNRSSVVDTGALESWKSLDKTGEGIKVAILDTGVDYTHASFGGPGTLEAYKEAQASEQLPSTDSGLRDGNKFIGGWDLVGDDYNANDADESYQPIPHPDPNPLDCEAAGHGSHVAGTTAGYGVNADGSTFTGNYADLDAKALSEMKVGPGSAPGSQLIGIRVFGCEGSSSVVGQALDYVLDPNGDGDFSDRAQVVNMSLGSDHSPTEDPENDIVDALTKAGILSVVASGNAGDVTDVGGSPGNSRSSLTVANSVGSHVTLDKIQVDEPGDVAGTASGQYSANFNYTTADPAKLSGEVVMAPAGNEYGCDAFEAGSLEGKWVWLKWSENGEFPCGSGARFNNAEAAGATGVLLDSEANLFDAGIAGNATIPGAQFTLDESQRLRPAAEAGTLKVTLSPEFVGGSSSESGAGDTLNSSSSRGVHGTNGVVKPDVAAPGTQIGSVGVGTGTGTAVMSGTSMATPLVAGIAALVLEDSDYTPYEAKSVIMNTAATDIKAANGEAYGPNRVGAGRVMADAAIQTPAFAYDSEAPDLTSVVFGVIELDGKKGYSAQRQITVQNTSDKAQTYQAGYVASTQIPGATYTLDRKSITVEAGKSAQLTVTLRVDPKKWAKTIDPTMDTTQSGLSRAWLADATGRVELTSSDAPTLRIPVQAAPKLAADMSGSAKKLKKGSDTTMLSLKGKDITAGQGATEVTSLLGAFELGASSERGNASLDSIPAARSMDLQYVGASSTAPRTGVADGQLNIGISTWDNWAHLAGGTELDVEIDTNGDGEADFVTFTAAMDEVDLDLAATFDLATGEQVDLQPVNGVLGDVDTNTFDTNTAILPVSLSALGLSEDAAQISYRVLGYTWYNTDEAGSMVPVDQTGWIDFNAATPQVDFGAEGSLFTDLKGNKIPVTVADSTKASKALLLHLHNASGDRAQVLDIVSGKTGKPKGN, encoded by the coding sequence ATGGTCACTCGGCGCACGCAACGAGTGCCGCGCCTGATTTTGGGGTCAGCCACTGCACTTGCAATGGCTGTCACCCTTTCAGGTCCGGCAAGTGCAGCAGGCATTCCTCAACCAGCAGATGGCGAACAGGCTTTCTCGCTGCCGATTAGCAGCTCCCAGGCGCTGTCAAAACTCAAAGTTTCAGGACCACTAGCCAAAGCCTCCGGCAAGGTATCGGTGTTCGTGCAGCTTGAGGGCGACGGCGCGTTCGAGGCCGTCAAGAAGTCTGGCAAGAAAAAAGACACCGCCAAGGTCAAGAAGATGGGCAAGGACGTCAAGGCCAAGGGCAAGCAGCTCGCGGCCGAAGCGAACTCCACGATCATCTACACCACGCACAATGCTTTGCGGGGCGTGGCCCTCACCGGCGACGCTGATGACCTGCGCAAGCTCGCAGAACGCAGCGACGTTGCAAAAATCAGCTCCATCGTTCCGAAGAAGCCGTCAAACCGCAGTTCCGTGGTTGATACCGGAGCCCTGGAATCGTGGAAGTCCCTGGACAAGACCGGCGAAGGCATCAAGGTCGCCATCTTGGACACCGGCGTGGACTACACCCACGCAAGCTTCGGCGGACCCGGCACCCTGGAAGCCTACAAGGAAGCGCAAGCCTCCGAGCAGCTGCCTTCAACCGACTCCGGGCTGCGCGATGGCAACAAGTTCATCGGCGGCTGGGACCTGGTCGGCGATGACTACAACGCCAACGATGCGGATGAAAGCTACCAGCCCATTCCGCACCCGGACCCCAACCCGCTGGACTGCGAGGCTGCCGGCCACGGCTCCCACGTTGCAGGCACCACCGCCGGCTACGGCGTGAACGCCGACGGCTCCACTTTCACCGGAAACTACGCTGACTTGGATGCCAAGGCCCTCTCCGAGATGAAGGTCGGCCCCGGCTCGGCACCCGGATCGCAGCTGATCGGCATCCGTGTCTTCGGTTGCGAAGGCTCCTCCTCCGTGGTGGGCCAGGCACTGGATTACGTCCTGGATCCCAATGGCGACGGCGACTTCTCCGACCGCGCCCAGGTAGTGAACATGTCTTTGGGCTCGGATCACTCACCGACCGAAGACCCGGAAAACGACATCGTTGATGCCCTGACCAAGGCGGGCATCCTCTCGGTAGTGGCCTCGGGCAACGCAGGCGATGTCACCGATGTCGGCGGCTCCCCCGGCAACTCGCGGTCCTCGCTGACCGTTGCCAACTCGGTTGGCTCGCACGTTACCCTGGACAAGATCCAGGTCGACGAGCCTGGCGATGTTGCAGGTACTGCTTCGGGCCAGTACTCCGCAAACTTCAACTACACCACTGCTGACCCAGCAAAGCTCTCCGGTGAAGTTGTGATGGCCCCGGCCGGCAACGAATATGGTTGCGACGCATTCGAAGCGGGTTCACTGGAAGGCAAGTGGGTTTGGCTCAAGTGGAGCGAGAACGGCGAATTCCCTTGTGGATCCGGCGCTCGTTTCAACAACGCCGAAGCCGCCGGTGCCACCGGTGTTCTCCTGGATTCCGAAGCCAACCTCTTTGATGCCGGTATCGCGGGCAACGCCACCATCCCAGGTGCCCAGTTCACCTTGGATGAGTCGCAGCGACTGCGCCCAGCTGCAGAGGCTGGCACGCTGAAGGTGACCCTGTCTCCTGAATTTGTTGGAGGCTCTTCCAGCGAATCCGGCGCCGGAGATACCTTGAACTCCTCGTCTTCGCGCGGCGTTCATGGCACCAACGGCGTAGTCAAGCCTGACGTTGCCGCACCGGGCACGCAGATCGGCTCGGTCGGTGTCGGCACCGGCACCGGCACCGCCGTCATGTCGGGCACCTCAATGGCCACCCCGCTGGTGGCAGGCATTGCGGCACTGGTTCTTGAAGACAGCGACTACACCCCCTATGAGGCCAAGAGCGTCATCATGAACACCGCTGCCACCGACATCAAGGCCGCCAACGGCGAGGCCTACGGGCCGAACCGCGTAGGCGCTGGCCGGGTGATGGCCGATGCCGCCATCCAGACCCCTGCCTTTGCCTACGATTCCGAGGCACCGGATCTGACCAGCGTGGTCTTCGGAGTTATCGAGCTCGACGGCAAGAAGGGCTACTCCGCCCAGCGCCAGATTACCGTTCAGAACACCAGCGACAAGGCCCAGACCTACCAGGCCGGCTACGTTGCTTCCACGCAGATCCCCGGTGCAACCTACACCCTGGACCGCAAGAGCATCACCGTGGAAGCAGGCAAGAGCGCGCAGCTGACCGTGACCCTGCGTGTTGATCCGAAGAAGTGGGCCAAGACCATCGATCCAACGATGGACACCACCCAGTCCGGGCTGTCCCGTGCATGGCTGGCCGATGCTACCGGTCGCGTTGAGCTGACCAGCAGCGACGCTCCAACCCTGCGCATCCCGGTCCAGGCAGCTCCGAAGCTGGCCGCCGACATGTCCGGTTCGGCGAAGAAGCTGAAGAAGGGCTCGGACACCACGATGCTCAGCTTGAAGGGCAAGGACATCACCGCTGGGCAGGGCGCTACCGAAGTGACCTCGTTGCTCGGTGCCTTTGAACTCGGTGCTTCCAGCGAACGCGGCAACGCCTCGCTGGATTCCATCCCGGCAGCACGATCCATGGATCTGCAGTATGTCGGCGCTTCGAGCACCGCGCCACGCACCGGTGTGGCCGATGGACAGCTGAACATCGGCATCTCCACCTGGGATAACTGGGCCCACCTGGCCGGTGGCACCGAGCTGGATGTCGAGATCGACACCAATGGCGATGGCGAGGCCGACTTTGTCACCTTCACCGCCGCCATGGATGAGGTCGACCTGGATCTGGCAGCGACCTTCGATCTGGCCACCGGCGAGCAGGTTGACCTGCAGCCAGTGAACGGCGTGCTGGGCGATGTTGACACCAACACCTTCGACACGAATACGGCAATCCTGCCCGTCTCGCTTTCGGCTCTGGGCCTGAGCGAGGACGCAGCGCAGATCTCCTACCGCGTCCTTGGCTACACCTGGTACAACACCGATGAGGCCGGCTCGATGGTTCCTGTGGACCAGACCGGCTGGATCGACTTCAACGCGGCGACGCCGCAGGTTGATTTTGGCGCAGAAGGCTCGCTGTTCACGGACCTGAAGGGCAACAAGATCCCGGTAACCGTTGCCGATAGCACCAAGGCTTCCAAGGCGCTGCTGCTGCACCTGCACAACGCCAGCGGGGACCGTGCCCAGGTGCTGGACATCGTTTCCGGCAAGACCGGAAAGCCAAAGGGCAACTAG
- a CDS encoding FBP domain-containing protein gives MQPLTEKTIRSSFINASRQEAKKLTLPEDFNSLDWDSIDYLGWRDPKMQQRGYLFHADESGRTRGILLRPTESGRKTSNAAMCEMCRDVNIPAAVGMWTTRRAGQAGRDGDTLGTLICLNFECSRNVRIPPPENPIYPDPMVVVAERIQLLDERVHSFLNRL, from the coding sequence ATGCAGCCCTTAACCGAAAAAACCATTCGTTCTTCCTTCATTAACGCCAGCCGCCAGGAAGCCAAAAAACTGACGCTCCCCGAAGACTTCAACTCCCTCGACTGGGATTCCATCGATTACCTCGGTTGGCGGGACCCCAAGATGCAGCAGCGCGGCTACCTGTTCCACGCCGATGAATCGGGCCGGACCCGGGGCATCTTGCTGCGTCCCACCGAAAGCGGACGCAAAACGAGCAACGCCGCCATGTGCGAGATGTGCCGAGACGTCAACATCCCTGCCGCCGTGGGCATGTGGACCACTCGCCGAGCAGGACAGGCAGGCCGCGACGGGGACACCCTGGGAACGCTGATTTGCCTGAACTTCGAGTGCTCACGCAACGTGCGCATCCCGCCTCCGGAGAATCCGATCTACCCGGATCCGATGGTCGTTGTCGCCGAGCGCATCCAGCTGCTCGACGAGCGCGTGCACAGCTTCTTGAACCGCCTCTAG
- the thiD gene encoding bifunctional hydroxymethylpyrimidine kinase/phosphomethylpyrimidine kinase encodes MTNTNTVDPAITLTIAGSEATGGAGAQADLKTFQELGTYGIVALTCIVSFDPKDSWNHRFVPVDQQVIEDQLEAIQTCYEDKLGTVKLGMMGSPATINTVATALKSQKWDNVLLDPVLICKGQEPGHALDTDEALKSELLPLATFVTPNHFEAEQLSGLKISTEEDLIAAAKKIHEISGAAVLAKGGVRISGEDAVDVFYDGTTLEVLREKKIGEVAVSGAGCSLAAAVTAELAKGATALDAARTAKAFVTEGIRNRVSGNTPFDALWQGGRR; translated from the coding sequence ATGACTAATACAAACACTGTTGACCCAGCCATCACCTTGACCATCGCCGGCTCCGAAGCCACCGGTGGCGCTGGCGCCCAGGCCGATCTGAAGACTTTCCAGGAACTGGGAACGTACGGCATCGTGGCATTGACCTGCATTGTCTCTTTTGATCCCAAGGATTCTTGGAACCACCGCTTTGTCCCAGTGGACCAGCAGGTCATTGAAGATCAGCTCGAAGCGATCCAGACTTGCTACGAAGACAAGCTGGGCACCGTCAAGCTGGGCATGATGGGCTCGCCTGCAACCATCAACACCGTCGCCACCGCCTTGAAGTCCCAGAAATGGGACAACGTGCTGCTGGATCCAGTGCTGATCTGCAAGGGCCAGGAGCCTGGCCACGCACTGGATACCGACGAAGCGCTGAAGTCGGAATTGCTTCCACTGGCGACCTTCGTGACCCCAAACCACTTCGAAGCCGAGCAGCTCTCGGGCCTGAAGATCAGCACCGAAGAAGACCTGATCGCAGCAGCCAAGAAGATTCACGAAATCTCCGGTGCCGCGGTTCTGGCCAAGGGCGGCGTGCGCATCTCCGGCGAAGACGCCGTCGACGTCTTCTACGACGGCACGACCCTGGAAGTGCTGCGCGAGAAGAAGATCGGCGAAGTCGCTGTTTCCGGTGCAGGCTGCTCGCTGGCCGCTGCCGTCACCGCGGAACTGGCCAAGGGCGCGACCGCCTTGGACGCAGCGCGTACCGCCAAGGCTTTCGTGACCGAAGGCATTCGCAACCGCGTTTCGGGCAACACCCCATTTGATGCCCTCTGGCAGGGCGGACGCCGCTAG
- a CDS encoding TetR/AcrR family transcriptional regulator — MSIQPRTEKGRQTQAKLLSTALDCFAEDGYRASSMRIIAANAGVSLSHAYYYFQSKEDIVAQLLLNLRNEQYGLCQGRLDEGNTLESNIRAVLDAGVLALAPYHEFGPVFLKVLLSDEYANEQVSKIELSLWEQAVAGARPLPPLGIRRDLPKFLLLVSRHVFSAWAYDQSAQQRRSRALMKNMAPVVAKFAVLCRLPVVRSLFEDILALMDSKAIDKAEVDLPVRSTLRRPKAS, encoded by the coding sequence ATGAGTATCCAACCACGCACCGAAAAAGGTCGTCAGACGCAGGCCAAGCTCCTATCGACCGCTTTGGACTGCTTTGCCGAAGATGGCTACCGGGCGTCGAGCATGCGAATTATTGCCGCCAACGCCGGAGTGTCCCTTTCCCACGCCTACTACTACTTCCAATCCAAGGAAGACATCGTCGCCCAGCTGCTGCTGAACCTGCGCAACGAGCAGTACGGGCTTTGCCAAGGACGCTTGGATGAGGGCAATACCCTGGAATCCAATATCCGCGCGGTACTGGATGCCGGGGTCCTTGCGTTGGCGCCCTATCATGAGTTCGGTCCGGTCTTCTTGAAGGTTTTGCTGTCCGACGAATACGCCAATGAACAGGTGTCGAAAATTGAGCTCTCGCTGTGGGAACAAGCCGTTGCTGGCGCCCGGCCGTTGCCGCCGCTGGGAATCCGCCGCGATCTGCCGAAGTTCCTTCTGCTGGTGTCCCGCCATGTCTTTTCCGCGTGGGCCTATGACCAGTCGGCGCAGCAGCGCCGCTCCCGAGCGCTGATGAAAAATATGGCACCGGTGGTCGCCAAGTTCGCGGTGCTTTGCCGCCTGCCGGTGGTCCGATCCCTCTTTGAGGACATCTTGGCCCTGATGGATTCAAAAGCCATCGACAAAGCCGAGGTCGACCTGCCGGTTCGCTCGACTTTGCGGCGCCCCAAGGCCTCCTAG
- a CDS encoding queuosine precursor transporter: protein MGEINAANNLTKTKKAVFASAGSPYFSTVLTLMGAIVILSNIGASKGVSFGPVITDGGFFLFPMAYILGDVISEVYGLKAARRSIILTFALAIFAVISFWIMIQLPSAEFYDGQEALERTLGPIWQIVLASACGFFVGQFANSWVLVKLKERTGERGLIGRLIGSSGVGEFLDTLIFCAIAAPVIGISDAPNFINYVVVGFVYKTAVEIILVPVTSLVIRWFKKREPGYIQAANAS, encoded by the coding sequence ATGGGCGAAATCAACGCCGCAAATAATCTGACCAAAACCAAAAAAGCGGTCTTCGCTTCGGCCGGTTCCCCCTACTTCTCCACGGTACTCACCCTGATGGGCGCGATCGTGATCCTCTCGAACATCGGCGCCTCCAAAGGCGTGAGCTTCGGACCTGTCATTACCGACGGCGGCTTCTTCCTGTTTCCAATGGCCTACATCCTCGGCGACGTCATTTCGGAAGTGTACGGGCTGAAAGCAGCTCGCCGATCGATCATTCTCACCTTTGCGCTGGCCATCTTCGCGGTGATCTCGTTCTGGATCATGATCCAGCTGCCTTCCGCGGAATTCTACGATGGGCAAGAAGCCTTGGAACGGACCTTGGGGCCAATCTGGCAGATTGTCCTTGCTTCGGCCTGTGGATTCTTCGTCGGCCAGTTCGCCAATTCGTGGGTGCTGGTCAAGCTCAAGGAACGCACTGGTGAACGCGGGCTGATTGGACGCCTGATCGGCTCCAGCGGCGTCGGCGAGTTCTTGGATACGCTGATCTTCTGCGCCATCGCCGCCCCGGTCATCGGTATTAGCGACGCTCCGAACTTCATCAACTACGTAGTCGTTGGATTCGTTTACAAGACAGCTGTTGAAATCATTCTGGTGCCGGTGACCTCATTGGTCATCCGATGGTTCAAGAAACGCGAGCCAGGCTATATCCAAGCCGCCAACGCAAGCTAG
- a CDS encoding ABC transporter ATP-binding protein: MQTGQSTEYQLEAKDLTIGYAQRTICGPLNLHLSAGQGVGIIGANGSGKSTLIRTILGHLPPMHGEVQFLGLPVDEDSKAFRREVAVQIADGTFFEELSVAEHLELVARGHGLLSWQQKVEEELEFFNLQAVAGLLPGELSSGQRRKVLLAATLIRPAQLVLLDEPEQRLDLRIRQKLYARLAALRQCATTLLVVTHDPQLLRQSLDHALLLDEDQGRILSAEAGAQWLER; this comes from the coding sequence ATGCAGACAGGTCAGAGCACTGAATACCAATTGGAAGCAAAAGACCTGACCATCGGATATGCGCAACGAACCATCTGCGGACCACTGAACCTGCACCTGTCCGCAGGACAGGGAGTGGGAATTATCGGGGCCAACGGCAGCGGAAAATCCACGTTGATTCGCACCATCCTCGGACATCTTCCACCGATGCACGGCGAGGTTCAATTCCTTGGTCTGCCCGTGGATGAGGATTCGAAGGCCTTCCGCCGAGAGGTAGCAGTCCAAATCGCCGACGGGACATTCTTCGAGGAACTCAGTGTCGCCGAGCATCTTGAATTGGTGGCTCGTGGCCACGGATTGCTTTCATGGCAACAGAAAGTTGAAGAAGAGCTCGAATTTTTCAATCTGCAAGCAGTCGCCGGATTGCTTCCCGGTGAACTGTCCTCGGGCCAAAGGCGCAAGGTGTTACTGGCTGCAACCTTGATTCGGCCAGCCCAGCTGGTGCTTCTCGACGAACCAGAACAGCGTTTGGACCTGCGGATCAGGCAGAAGCTCTATGCACGGCTAGCTGCGCTGCGGCAGTGCGCAACGACCTTGCTCGTCGTTACTCACGACCCGCAACTGCTTCGCCAGAGCCTTGACCATGCCCTGCTGCTAGATGAGGATCAAGGCAGAATTCTCAGCGCCGAGGCTGGAGCGCAGTGGCTTGAACGATAG